In Massilia forsythiae, one DNA window encodes the following:
- a CDS encoding sensor histidine kinase has protein sequence MFTTSAAARGAPRPGGWFRSGLFWRTFFLLSLLTTLSMASWIGMLSVFQRGPQVEQTAELLVSVVTITKAALTHSAPDMRRELLIELVSNEGIRVLTLEPTDTIEPPPATPMMPEIAAIVRAKLGQDTRFSRRVNDMPGFWVSFDIDGDKYWLMLERERLALTRVQWLGWAALVGGLSLLGAALISSLVNLPLARLTAAARSIAQGKRPAALPERGSKEIIQANRSFNQMVDDLQQLENDRAVILAGISHDLRTPLARMQLELEMANLSTEARDGMQSDIAQMDAIIGQFLDFARPTEAATFVPVDLSGLLDDCAREAERLADVRTSVDIEDGVLVPGNATDLRRVINNVIENARRYGKTPGLDVTEIDIACHVKLTGHGRRAIVEINDRGVGVPDDQIQQLLRPFTRLDSARGQANGAGLGLAIVERVITRHNAELAVRNRDGGGLLLQFSLPLAA, from the coding sequence GTGTTCACCACGTCTGCCGCGGCGCGCGGCGCGCCGCGCCCGGGGGGCTGGTTCAGGAGCGGCCTGTTCTGGCGCACCTTCTTCCTGCTGTCCCTGCTCACCACATTGTCGATGGCGTCCTGGATCGGCATGCTCAGCGTGTTCCAGCGCGGCCCGCAGGTCGAGCAGACCGCCGAGCTGCTGGTGTCGGTGGTCACCATCACCAAGGCGGCGCTGACCCACTCGGCGCCCGACATGCGGCGCGAGCTGCTGATCGAGCTGGTCTCCAACGAAGGCATCCGCGTGCTGACGCTGGAGCCGACCGACACCATCGAACCGCCGCCGGCGACGCCGATGATGCCGGAGATCGCCGCCATCGTGCGCGCCAAGCTGGGCCAGGATACGCGCTTCTCGCGCCGCGTCAACGACATGCCCGGCTTCTGGGTCAGCTTCGACATCGACGGCGACAAGTACTGGCTGATGCTGGAACGCGAGCGCCTGGCACTGACGCGCGTGCAATGGCTGGGCTGGGCCGCGCTGGTGGGCGGCCTGTCGCTGCTGGGCGCGGCATTGATCTCCAGCCTGGTCAACCTGCCGCTGGCGCGCCTGACCGCGGCGGCGCGCTCGATCGCCCAGGGCAAGCGCCCCGCTGCCCTGCCGGAACGGGGTTCGAAGGAGATCATCCAGGCCAACCGCAGCTTCAACCAGATGGTGGACGACCTGCAGCAGCTGGAAAACGACCGCGCCGTGATCCTGGCCGGCATCTCGCACGACCTGCGCACGCCGCTGGCGCGCATGCAGCTGGAACTGGAGATGGCCAACCTGTCGACCGAGGCGCGCGACGGCATGCAGTCGGACATCGCCCAGATGGACGCCATCATCGGCCAGTTCCTCGACTTCGCCCGCCCCACCGAGGCCGCCACCTTCGTGCCGGTCGACCTGTCCGGACTGCTCGACGATTGCGCGCGCGAGGCCGAGCGCCTGGCCGACGTGCGCACCAGCGTCGACATCGAGGATGGCGTGCTGGTGCCGGGCAACGCCACCGACCTGCGGCGCGTGATCAACAACGTCATCGAGAACGCGCGCCGCTACGGCAAGACGCCGGGGCTGGACGTAACCGAGATCGACATCGCCTGCCACGTCAAGCTGACCGGCCACGGCCGCCGCGCCATCGTCGAGATCAACGACCGCGGCGTGGGGGTGCCGGACGACCAGATCCAGCAGCTGCTGCGCCCGTTCACGCGGCTGGACAGCGCGCGCGGCCAGGCCAACGGCGCCGGTTTAGGCCTGGCGATCGTGGAACGCGTGATCACGCGCCACAATGCCGAGCTGGCGGTGCGCAACCGCGATGGCGGCGGCCTGCTGCTGCAGTTCTCGCTGCCGCTGGCGGCCTGA